A window from Manis javanica isolate MJ-LG chromosome 10, MJ_LKY, whole genome shotgun sequence encodes these proteins:
- the LOC108385198 gene encoding olfactory receptor 6C2-like yields the protein MKNHSAITFILLGLTDDPRLQVFLLVFLFLTYIFTVAGNLIIVLLTLVDFHLKTPMYFFLRNFSILEIIFTTVCVPRFLYSLTTGDRRVTYNACFIQLFFIILIGAAEFFLLTAMSYDRYVAICKPLHYTTIMSDSVCTILVLLCWLIGLIVILPPLSLGVQLDFCNFYLVDHFGCDASPLLKIICSDTQFIEQLALVMAVLTLIFTLVCVAVSYTYIIKTILRLPSAQQRKKAFSTCSSHMIVVSITYGSCIFIYIKPAKEGVAMNKVVSLLNTSVIPLMNPFIYTLRNKQVKQAFTDSIKKMAFLSKN from the coding sequence ATGAAAAATCATTCTGCAATAACATTCATCCTACTTGGATTAACAGATGACCCACGActacaggtttttcttttagtatttctgtTTCTCACCTACATTTTCACTGTTGCTGGAAATCTCATCATTGTGCTCCTCACTCTGGTGGACTTTCACCTTAAAacacccatgtactttttccttcgGAATTTCTCCATCttggaaataatatttacaaCTGTCTGTGTTCCTCGATTCCTGTATAGCCTGACAACTGGGGACAGAAGGGTTACCTATAATGCTTGCTTCATCCAATTATTTTTTATCATCCTCATTGGGGCAGCAGAATTTTTTCTCCTAActgccatgtcctatgaccgctacgtggccatctgcaagcccctGCACTACACCACCATCATGAGTGACAGCGTTTGCACCATTCTTGTCCTTTTGTGTTGGCTGATTGGGTTAATTGTCATACTCCCCCCACTTAGCCTAGGAGTTCAGCTGGATTTCTGTAACTTCTATCTCGTTGACCACTTTGGCTGTGATGCATCTCCTCTTCTGAAGATTATATGCTCAGACACTCAATTTATagagcagcttgccctcgtcatGGCTGTGCTGACCCTCATTTTCACATTAGTCTGTGTAGCTGTGTCCTACACATACATCATCAAGACTATTTTAAGACTCCCTTCAGCTCAGCAAAGAAAGAAGGCTTTCTCCACCTGTTCTTCCCACATGATTGTAGTTTCCATCACCTATGGAAGTTGCATCTTCATCTACATCAAACCAGCAAAGGAAGGCGTGGCCATGAATAAGGTGGTGTCATTGCTCAACACGTCAGTCATCCCTCTGATGAACCCTTTCATTTATACTCTGCGGAACAAGCAAGTCAAGCAAGCCTTCACGGACTCAATAAAAAAGATGGCCTTTCTTTCAAAGAATTAG